One genomic window of Quercus robur chromosome 6, dhQueRobu3.1, whole genome shotgun sequence includes the following:
- the LOC126689101 gene encoding uncharacterized protein LOC126689101, which produces MLKFLYKAIHHGTFCCTIRAPQNLYTVETLPSLLLSSVRCIYISSTSNQHSFTVSYLINTCGFSREAALSASKSVNFETPDRADLVISFFKNHGFSQTQVSSIIRRYPPLLLSNPQMNLLPKFEFFRSNGFTSSDIATVLTRIPHILKRNLENHIIPSFVFLKSLLGTNENTIIALTRFWSIPVVKLDTCVIPNVNLLREIGVPESIICGFIKKWTRAITTDTVRFKEIVEGVKEMGFNPLRLSFVQAVLAYNGMNKSTWERKVNAYKRWGLSEEEILVAFGKSPQCITVSEDKIMRVMDFLVNGMGVEASLIVKCPTLISLSLEKRLIPRASVIQVLQLKGLVKKNMYLPRVFVYAEELFLQKFVMCYKEEASDLLKLYKEKLDL; this is translated from the coding sequence ATGCTGAAGTTTCTCTATAAAGCTATTCACCATGGTACTTTTTGTTGTACCATTAGAGCCCCTCAGAATTTATACACTGTTGAAACCCTCCCATCGTTGTTGTTATCATCTGTCAGATGCATATACATTTCAAGCACTTCAAATCAACACTCATTCACAGTCTCATACCTCATAAACACATGTGGGTTCTCAAGGGAAGCTGCTCTATCAGCCTCCAAAAGTGTTAATTTTGAAACCCCTGATAGAGCAGACTTGGTCATTAGCTTTTTCAAGAACCATGGTTTCTCGCAAACCCAAGTCTCAAGCATCATCAGAAGATACCCTCCACTGCTGCTGTCAAATCCTCAAATGAACCTTTTGCCCAAATTTGAGTTTTTCCGATCCAATGGCTTTACAAGCTCTGACATTGCCACAGTGTTAACTAGAATTCCGCACATATTGAAAAGAAACTTGGAAAACCACATAATTCCCTCTTTTGTTTTCCTTAAGAGTTTGCTTGGAACTAATGAGAACACTATTATTGCTTTGACACGTTTCTGGTCTATTCCCGTGGTTAAACTTGACACTTGTGTGATTCCTAATGTCAATCTTCTGCGAGAAATTGGAGTTCCTGAATCAATTATATGTGGCTTTATTAAAAAATGGACTAGAGCTATTACGACAGATACAGTTCGATTCAAAGAGATTGTTGAGGGAGTCAAGGAAATGGGATTCAATCCTTTGCGTTTAAGTTTTGTTCAGGCTGTTTTGGCATATAATGGAATGAATAAATCCACATGGGAGAGGAAGGTCAATGCTTATAAGAGGTGGGGTTTGTCTGAGGAAGAGATTCTTGTAGCATTTGGAAAGAGCCCCCAGTGTATTACAGTATCTGAGGATAAGATTATGCGGGTGATGGATTTTTTAGTCAACGGGATGGGTGTGGAGGCTTCCCTTATTGTCAAATGCCCAACACTTATAAGTTTGAGCTTGGAGAAGCGACTTATTCCAAGGGCTTCGGTTATTCAAGTTTTACAATTGAAAGGTTTGGTTAAGAAGAATATGTACTTGCCTAGGGTGTTTGTGTATGCGGAGGAGTTGTTCCTACAGAAGTTTGTGATGTGTTATAAGGAGGAAGCGTCTGACCTTTTGAAGCTATACAAGGAAAAATTGGATCTTTAG